Proteins co-encoded in one Deinococcus metalli genomic window:
- a CDS encoding TolB family protein, with amino-acid sequence MPAFNAPHPITQGAGTDLRANWTPDGQWIVFERLQDGRRRLHRVHPDGSDLEPLALEEPDGSDSTGRPAFFAPNDVVFVSDRLGRTALFRETQGQVTPLHASEQPCYGPALGTAGTWPLLYFQSDGSDATHISALGQDGQVIRLTHTMGVQDQPWPFPDGQSFVYHAREDGRHVVCLQSVQAGAAPVVLSDADEETAYVTPFPSPDGRWIAFTSARGG; translated from the coding sequence ATGCCTGCCTTTAATGCTCCGCACCCCATCACGCAGGGTGCAGGAACCGATCTGCGTGCGAATTGGACACCTGACGGCCAGTGGATCGTCTTTGAACGCTTGCAGGATGGTCGTCGGCGGTTACACCGTGTGCATCCGGATGGATCAGATCTGGAGCCGCTGGCGCTGGAGGAACCTGACGGCTCGGACAGCACTGGCCGTCCTGCGTTCTTCGCGCCCAACGATGTCGTCTTCGTCAGTGATCGCCTGGGCCGCACGGCCCTGTTCCGGGAAACTCAGGGCCAGGTAACGCCGCTGCACGCCAGTGAGCAGCCATGTTACGGGCCGGCCCTGGGCACCGCCGGCACCTGGCCGCTGCTGTACTTCCAGTCGGACGGTTCAGATGCGACGCACATCTCCGCGCTGGGGCAGGATGGGCAGGTGATCCGGCTCACCCACACGATGGGCGTACAGGATCAGCCGTGGCCTTTCCCGGACGGACAGAGTTTCGTCTATCACGCACGAGAGGATGGACGACATGTGGTGTGCCTCCAGTCCGTGCAGGCCGGGGCTGCGCCCGTAGTCTTGAGCGATGCGGATGAGGAGACCGCCTACGTGACCCCGTTCCCGTCGCCGGACGGCCGGTGGATCGCGTTCACCTCGGCCCGGGGGGG